From the genome of Litorilinea aerophila:
CAGGACGGTGCTCTTGCCGGTGGCAATGTTACCGGTCAGGCCGATGATCAGCGATGTGGCAGACATGAATTGGGTCGCTTCGTCCTCGTACAGTCTGGCGTAAATACCACGGCAGAAATTCCGGGTGTCCTCTGGGCGCACTCCCTCTGGTGGAAACCATCGGCGAATTTCTGCCGGGATCTACTCGTTTCTGGGTTTGGTCCACACTGGCAGGGATTATACCACTTTTTTTCGATTTTCCGATCATGTTGACAAATGTGGGCGCGTTTTCTATACTTGCGGATGTTGGCTGTTTACATCACCTTTGCCCGGCCTGGTCCGGGTCCACAGCGCCCATCTCAGCAGGACAAACTCGTCCCGCGGGAGGGCCACCCCATCCAACCACTGCAGTTGTCTGAGAGAGTCATGCGCCAGGTTGTCGTAGTCGACCTTACGTTGAAGCATATTTGAAATGGCACAAGGAGAGAATCCATGCGCAAAGGAACGTCCTTATTGGTCACCATGTTGCTCCTCCTCAGCCTGATCCTGGCGGCGTGTGGTGGCGGCGCGGAGCCGACGCCGACGCCCACCACGGCCCCGGCGGCGGAACCCACCCCCACCGAGGCCCCGGCTGAGGCCGCGCCGACCGAGGAACCCACCCCCGCGGAGGAGGCTACCCCGGAAGAAGCGGCGACTGAAGAGGCGCCCGCCGAGGAGGCGGCGGCCGAGATCTTTGCCGCCCAGCCGGTGAAGATCGGCGTCCTGATTCCCCTCACCGGTGCGCTGGCCGAGTTTGGCCCGGCCTTCCAGAATGCGGCCGAGCTGGCCCGCAAGCACCTGGCCGAGGCCGGCTATGAGATTGAGCTGGTCTTCGCCGATACGGAAACCGCGCCCCAGCCCGCGGTGGATGTGGCCAACCAGCTGGTCAGCGAAGGGGTCCACGCCCTGATCGGCGCGGCCGGCAGCGGCCAGTCCCAGGCTGTGGCAGAGTCGGTGGCGGTGCCCAACCAGATCCCCCAGATCTCCTACGCCTCCACCTCGCCCCTGTTGACCAGCCTGAACGACAACGACTTCTTCTTCCGCACCGTCCCGTCGGACGCCCTCCAGGGGCCGGTGTTGGCCGAGGTGGCCTCCGCCCTGGGCTATGAGACGGTCTCCATCTTCTACATCGACAACGCCTACGGCCAGGGGCTGGCTGAATCCTTCAGCAACAGCTTCAGCGGCACGGTGGCCGCCTCTGTGCCCATCGCCGAGGAAGCGCCCAGCTACCAGGCGGAGCTGAGCCAGGCCGCGTCCGATGAGGCCCAGGCCCTGGTGGCCATCAGCTACCCGCGGCAGGCCGTCATCTACCTGCGGGAAGCCATCGAAGGCGGTTACTTCGATACCTTCCTCTTCGTGGATGGCACCAAGTCGGACAAGGATATTCCCGAGGCAGTGGGCGCGGAGGCCATTGAAGGCATGTACGGCACCGCCCCTGGTTCGGTGGAATCCGATTCCCTGACCGTCTTCAACCAGGCCTATGAGGCTGAGTACGGCGAAGTCCCGCCCCTGCCCTTCATGACCAACGTCTATGACGGTGTGGTGATTGCCTCGCTGGCCGCCTTTGAGGCTCAGGTGGCCGGGGAAGAGCTGTC
Proteins encoded in this window:
- a CDS encoding ABC transporter substrate-binding protein, with protein sequence MRKGTSLLVTMLLLLSLILAACGGGAEPTPTPTTAPAAEPTPTEAPAEAAPTEEPTPAEEATPEEAATEEAPAEEAAAEIFAAQPVKIGVLIPLTGALAEFGPAFQNAAELARKHLAEAGYEIELVFADTETAPQPAVDVANQLVSEGVHALIGAAGSGQSQAVAESVAVPNQIPQISYASTSPLLTSLNDNDFFFRTVPSDALQGPVLAEVASALGYETVSIFYIDNAYGQGLAESFSNSFSGTVAASVPIAEEAPSYQAELSQAASDEAQALVAISYPRQAVIYLREAIEGGYFDTFLFVDGTKSDKDIPEAVGAEAIEGMYGTAPGSVESDSLTVFNQAYEAEYGEVPPLPFMTNVYDGVVIASLAAFEAQVAGEELSGVAVRDHLRSVAGPEGEVVGAGVDGLRRALELLSAGEDINYEGAAGSQDFDENGDVATPIEIWRYENGRPVTVQLVNPGEPISLEQ